A genomic region of Rhizobium sp. NXC24 contains the following coding sequences:
- a CDS encoding peptidoglycan-binding protein, with amino-acid sequence MSGSRSNPTGTGDWTSLDALSRTIEGLEARIEGLMGTAAARDTHQRVANGYAAAPERAPMPERASLSDRTPRTEREAYAPRPYERPLRTERAETDLRSDPLAEIRQRQRALEASRERLHTRREEAPIAERPLLGARVGENPASRQPLPSALRSAPENSVDIAQALVNLRQDLKRDIAESVTREVSALRAEIRDIRNNAEDKHFAADVREDMARLADSISQLAGHPGQPETAGLKAEFEELRSLMDGLAREDSLHHVERQVQAIDTTGLQDELVSLAYRLDDIKQHLGSMSDSPAVHALENKLLSIATAVESFGGMIQPQDQAMQRLEGRISGLADQLDMMSRDAARRQPTDDLSGRLEALAMRIDELGNAKAAARLEERLDQLSYLMERSQKSAPQPELINHLADISRKIDALEQGSVDHALAERLDYLARRIDEIDFHPPHPAANLDDGSVRRLEGRLSDIAMRLEASTAAPPTDTQALRNLEEQIAHLSTLLTNEPRAVADQIPADLDRRMSAIEDYMATNDEYIIEAARHAAEAVVEAYSREGMLGHGVASADMSAMTALAEDLRHLEDLSRSSDERTHRTFEALHDTLLQIADRLDHMEHRQPAPAMPAANFESDAFAPSDTTAVKPPSAAPQKAGPVIRTVAPAETAASPEAVVAQAVDAVTKAEIKAAAKKDGGKTSLLASLGRRFFMPEKAEPIFLPDRPVIEQAPSIDPVDMMPAEEANELLEPGSGAPDIKKILERVRASQNAARNGTVKQPSENERADYIAAARRAAQAAAMEVDQTQRSAPTPKSGEKKRGAFSRFRRPILLAVGAALLAIMAFPLVNTLTRGQKAPPPAEVSVLTSAAESTTTSGTAANAAQMPASAAQAATNTSTTQAPATQASVADAGGAAQSSATPANPVVAPTNDHLTAAAPLDGNSTSETLTPASSAAPAQQTAAFVPANTTATPAPAGAEASPPATAITVPDGIQPPTLVSAAKSGDPVALFEIGARYTDGRGVATDLKQAASWYQLSADKGFAPAQYRLASMYEKGNGLERDLAKAKQYYEQAADQGNASAMHNLAVLYASGAAGPQDYPTAANWFIKAANLGVSDSQFNLAILYARGNGVKQDLQESYKWFAIAAKGGDKDAAQKRDEVANAMKQDELESARAKVDLWKAQPLDAKANGTTIPEEWTTGKGVNTASIDMKKAIRNIQAILNNNGFDAGTPDGNMGGKTVAALKSFQKSVGLPQDGRVTDQVVKELLARNK; translated from the coding sequence ATGAGCGGATCGCGATCAAATCCTACCGGCACGGGCGACTGGACGTCGCTGGATGCGTTGAGCCGCACCATCGAGGGGCTGGAAGCGCGCATCGAAGGCCTGATGGGCACGGCTGCAGCCCGGGACACGCACCAGCGTGTGGCAAACGGGTATGCCGCGGCACCTGAGCGGGCGCCAATGCCGGAACGCGCTTCCCTTTCGGACCGCACACCACGCACTGAGCGCGAAGCCTATGCCCCGCGCCCGTATGAACGTCCGCTCCGCACCGAACGTGCGGAAACCGATCTACGGTCCGACCCGCTTGCCGAAATCCGCCAGCGCCAACGTGCGCTCGAGGCAAGCCGCGAGCGCCTGCACACACGCCGCGAGGAAGCTCCAATTGCCGAACGGCCGCTGCTTGGCGCGCGTGTTGGCGAAAATCCGGCTTCGCGCCAGCCGCTGCCTTCGGCGCTGCGCTCCGCCCCCGAAAACTCCGTCGATATCGCCCAGGCGCTGGTCAATCTGCGGCAGGACCTCAAGCGGGACATTGCCGAGAGCGTTACCCGCGAAGTCAGCGCACTGCGGGCTGAAATCCGTGATATCCGCAACAATGCCGAGGACAAGCATTTCGCCGCCGATGTGCGCGAGGACATGGCGCGGCTTGCCGACAGCATCAGCCAGCTCGCCGGTCATCCCGGCCAGCCGGAAACGGCCGGCCTGAAGGCAGAGTTCGAAGAACTGCGCTCGCTGATGGACGGGCTCGCCCGCGAGGATTCGCTGCACCACGTCGAACGCCAGGTCCAGGCGATCGACACGACCGGTCTTCAGGACGAGCTGGTATCGCTCGCCTACCGCCTGGACGATATCAAGCAGCATCTGGGCAGCATGAGCGACAGCCCCGCCGTGCACGCGTTGGAAAACAAGCTGCTGTCGATCGCCACCGCCGTTGAAAGCTTTGGCGGCATGATACAGCCGCAGGATCAAGCGATGCAGCGGCTCGAAGGCCGCATCAGCGGCCTCGCCGATCAGCTCGACATGATGAGCCGCGACGCCGCGCGGCGCCAGCCGACGGACGATCTTTCCGGACGCCTCGAGGCGCTGGCGATGCGCATCGATGAACTCGGCAATGCCAAAGCGGCTGCCCGGCTGGAAGAGCGCTTGGATCAGCTTTCCTACCTGATGGAGCGCTCGCAGAAGTCGGCGCCGCAACCGGAACTGATCAACCACCTCGCCGATATCTCCCGCAAGATCGATGCGCTGGAACAGGGCTCGGTCGACCATGCACTGGCCGAACGGCTGGATTACCTGGCCCGGCGCATCGACGAAATCGACTTCCATCCGCCGCATCCGGCCGCAAACCTCGACGATGGTTCCGTCCGCCGGCTGGAAGGCCGTCTCTCCGATATCGCCATGCGGCTGGAGGCGAGCACGGCAGCACCGCCGACCGATACACAGGCGCTGCGCAATCTCGAAGAGCAGATCGCCCATCTGTCGACGCTGCTGACGAACGAGCCGCGCGCCGTTGCCGACCAAATTCCCGCCGATCTCGACCGCCGCATGAGCGCGATCGAAGATTATATGGCGACCAATGACGAGTACATCATCGAGGCTGCCCGCCATGCGGCGGAAGCCGTCGTTGAGGCCTACTCGCGTGAAGGCATGCTCGGACACGGCGTAGCGTCCGCCGACATGTCGGCGATGACCGCGCTTGCGGAAGACCTTCGCCATCTCGAAGACCTCAGCCGCAGCAGCGACGAACGCACCCACCGCACCTTCGAGGCGCTGCACGACACGTTGCTGCAGATCGCCGACCGGCTGGACCACATGGAACATCGCCAGCCGGCGCCTGCCATGCCCGCCGCAAATTTCGAGAGCGACGCTTTTGCCCCTTCCGACACGACGGCGGTGAAGCCGCCTTCGGCCGCACCGCAGAAGGCCGGGCCGGTCATCCGTACCGTCGCGCCTGCCGAAACCGCAGCATCGCCGGAAGCCGTCGTCGCGCAAGCGGTCGATGCCGTCACCAAGGCGGAGATCAAGGCCGCGGCAAAGAAGGATGGGGGGAAAACCAGCCTGCTCGCCAGCCTCGGCAGACGTTTCTTCATGCCCGAGAAGGCCGAACCCATCTTCCTGCCCGACCGGCCCGTCATCGAGCAGGCGCCGTCGATCGATCCGGTCGACATGATGCCCGCCGAGGAAGCGAATGAGCTGCTCGAGCCGGGCTCGGGCGCGCCTGATATCAAGAAGATCCTGGAACGCGTGCGCGCCAGCCAGAATGCCGCACGCAATGGCACCGTCAAACAACCGAGCGAAAACGAGCGCGCCGACTATATCGCCGCCGCTCGCCGCGCCGCGCAGGCGGCCGCGATGGAAGTGGACCAGACGCAGCGCTCGGCTCCCACCCCCAAGAGCGGCGAGAAGAAACGCGGCGCATTCTCGCGCTTCCGCCGGCCGATCCTGCTCGCGGTCGGTGCGGCCCTGCTCGCCATTATGGCCTTCCCGCTCGTTAACACGCTGACGCGCGGCCAGAAGGCGCCACCACCGGCCGAAGTCTCGGTGCTGACCTCGGCTGCCGAAAGTACGACGACAAGCGGCACAGCCGCCAATGCAGCTCAGATGCCGGCATCGGCGGCTCAGGCGGCAACGAATACGTCCACGACACAGGCACCGGCGACACAGGCTTCGGTCGCCGATGCCGGAGGAGCCGCGCAATCCTCCGCAACGCCGGCAAATCCGGTCGTCGCGCCGACGAACGATCATCTGACGGCCGCAGCACCGCTCGACGGCAACTCCACCAGCGAAACCCTGACGCCGGCCAGCAGCGCCGCACCGGCTCAGCAAACCGCAGCCTTCGTTCCCGCCAACACCACGGCAACCCCGGCACCTGCCGGGGCTGAGGCATCCCCGCCGGCCACCGCGATCACCGTGCCTGACGGCATCCAGCCGCCGACCCTCGTTTCCGCCGCCAAATCCGGCGACCCCGTCGCTCTGTTCGAAATCGGCGCGCGCTACACGGATGGCCGCGGCGTGGCAACCGACCTCAAGCAGGCGGCAAGCTGGTATCAGCTTTCCGCCGACAAGGGTTTCGCGCCGGCGCAATACCGGCTCGCCAGCATGTACGAGAAGGGCAATGGCCTCGAGCGCGATCTCGCCAAAGCCAAGCAATATTACGAGCAGGCCGCCGATCAGGGTAATGCCAGCGCTATGCACAACCTTGCCGTCCTCTACGCCTCGGGTGCGGCCGGTCCACAGGATTATCCGACGGCGGCGAACTGGTTCATCAAGGCGGCCAATCTCGGCGTATCCGACAGCCAGTTCAACCTCGCCATCCTCTATGCGCGCGGCAATGGCGTGAAGCAGGACCTGCAGGAATCCTACAAATGGTTCGCAATCGCCGCCAAGGGTGGCGACAAGGACGCAGCGCAGAAGCGCGACGAAGTGGCGAACGCCATGAAGCAGGACGAGCTTGAAAGCGCCCGCGCCAAGGTCGATCTCTGGAAGGCGCAACCGCTCGACGCCAAGGCGAACGGCACGACCATCCCCGAGGAATGGACGACCGGCAAAGGTGTCAACACCGCCTCGATCGACATGAAGAAGGCGATCCGCAACATCCAGGCGATCCTCAACAACAACGGCTTCGATGCCGGCACGCCGGATGGCAATATGGGCGGCAAGACCGTCGCCGCGCTGAAGAGCTTCCAGAAATCGGTCGGCCTGCCGCAGGACGGCCGGGTGACAGATCAGGTCGTCAAGGAACTTCTGGCCCGCAACAAATAA